The region acagataccccgtagttgaacgacgtttatctaaatcaccagcaaagttggaatcaacatatccaactactaactgaccaagtgcttcatcctgttcaaaaattaaaccaacatctactgtttttcgaagataccgtagaatctaTTTCActgcttgccaatgtccttttccaggatcatgcatatacctgctcacaactccaacagtttgtgaaatgtcaggcctcgtacacaccatcgcatacatcaaactcccaactgtattagcatatgggactttcgccatatattctctttcatcttcagtcttcggaaataattgagcactaagtttcaaatgagaagcaagtggggtacttacatgttttgtgttttcatttacaccaaaacattgtaataccttttttaGATATtacttctgatttaaacagagcttgcctctcggtctatctctacttatctccatgccgagaatcttcttggcctcacctagatctttcatctcgaactcttgattcaactgagccttcagcttatctatctcattttggctcttcgaagcgattaacatatcatcaacatacaagagtagataaatgaaagatccgtcatgcagcttctgcaaatatacaaaattgtcatatttgcttcttgtgtacttctgccttctcataaagctatcaaatcgcttgtaccactgcctcggggattgcttcaatccatatagcgatttgttcagcttacaaacccaatttctaccaccagtatctgtgtatccttcgggctgagtcatatagatctccttttctaactcaccatgcaagaaagccgtcttaacatcaagttgagctagctccaaattcaactgtgctaccaaggccaacaaaattctaatggaggaatgcttcacaacaggggaaaatacatcattgtagtcaattccctccttctgagcgtagcctttagctaccaatcttgccttgtagcgaatatccttcttgctaggagatccatctttctttacgaatacccacttgcatctgattgcccttttacctttcggtaattgcgccaattcccaagtattgttcttcaggagagactgcatttcttcatccatggcacttttccatttatcactttctaagctttgcattgcttcttgataagtgataggaatatcatcaacaacgggaagggcgtaggccaccatatcagtaaatcgagcaggtttacgaatttctctccgtggccttgcaactgcaactggttctggtgtacttagtggttcttgggtcagaacctcttcaacctctaattcctccattgtggctggagaattagacttattaactgggcaaatccccatctgctcaaactccacctgttttggagtacactccacctgctgtggagtattgctcgtctgaatatctttatctgctacctttttcaatgtggcagattcatcaaaggtaacatctctgctacagatcattttctttgtgcttaagcaccaaagacgaaatcccttcacttcagaagtgattcccataaagagagctttctttgccctcggatctaactttgactccttcacatggtaatatgcagtggatccaaacacatgtaaggaatcataatctgtagccggttttccagaccatacctccataggagtttttctttctaatgcagatgatggcaaacgattaataagatggccagcgtatgtcacagcctcagcccaaaattgcttgcccaacccagcattggacaacatacatcgaactttctcaagcaatgttcgattcatacgctctgccaatccattctgctgtggtgtatccctaactgtgaagtgtcgaataataccatactcttggcacacatcgaagaacggatcacttttatattcccctctattgtccgtcctaagccgcttgattttcttgccagtctggttttcgatcatagttttccatttaagaaaaactctaagcacttcatccttagttctcatggtatacacccaaactcttctggaaaagtcatcaacaaaagtaacaaagtagtgttttccttccaatgaaggtgtcttggaaggcccccacacatctgagtgaacatattccaaaataccttttatattatggatagcagtaccgaatttcactctcttttgctttcccagaacacagtgctcacaaaattttaatttgcaagcctttgcacctttcaacaatccttgctttgccagaatttgcaaggatttttcgctggcatgtcccaacttcatatgccacaactgcattgagtccaagtctttgttaccggaagctgcagcgactgctccaataactgtactaccttggtagtaatacaagttatttttcctgatgcccttcaatatcacaagtgcgccagatgtcactttcaaaaccccatctctcatagtaacaactgaaccattggattccaaggctcccaatgagatgagatttttcttcaaactgggcacgtaccgaacatcagtcagaactctggttgatccatctttattctttaattggattgaacctatcccaacagttttacaggcattgtcattgcccatataaacaactcctccatttagttctactaaatcagagaaccactcccggttaggggacatatgttAGGTACAACCCgtatccaatatccactcatctgaatggaacgacgatgatgatgcaaccagtgatagttcagagtcactagtatcatgcttagcaacacaagcatctacagcagcttttcccttattcttcagctttggacaatttttcttccagtggcctttctcatgacaaaaagcacattcatctttcccgagtctggactttgactttgatctcccattttgagttttcttccgagtgtatgaacggcctcggactactaaagcttctgtatctctgattgagtttttctgtttgtccttctttctctactcataactgtataaggccgcacagacttcgcttaGAGATacatcactcctgccatgaagtagagtagtttctaggaactcaaactcctcaggaagtgaccccaacagcatcaaagccaaatcttcatctttgaatgtctcatccatattcagcaaatcagtaactaactgattaaatttggtgatgtgatcattcattgtggtacttgggacgtatgtgaagcgaaacagtcttttcttcaagtggagcttattttgactgtttttcttcaaaaatttttcttcaagtgccacccacaacttatttacagaagtctcctttgaaaaagcatacctctgctctcgagaaaggcatgatcgaattgtgccacatgccaaccgattgatcgccttccaatctttctcctgtacatcatctggtttctcttcatcaatggcaatgtctagaccctgctgaaaaagggcatctagaacctcactttgccacataccaaaatggcccgtgccatcaaagatctccacggctaatcttgcatttgcaattgtcggtcttgtccacatggacgatgttgaagctcctacaccgaccgttttctccataatctttcaatatacctaaggaaatcttttctgatgtggaagatcagttcaaactgcaaccacagagcatactacgattaaccttcggctcttgataccacttgttgttccaatagggtcggaagcgtgtaaattattgtactaaaaatcacacaaagttcaattcccaagaaagagaggtggatcacatggatctcttaaataccaagtctttccttagacagaatatcccttctatagtaatttaatagcacaattaaatactactattataccctcaaatattgaaagaaaaataggacaagaaagaacacaagagttttaacgaggttcgttaaattatacctacgtcctcgggcactaacaccagatgataactttactatcttcaaagtattacaaacaattagaattccttaagaattctcaaatgggagaagagagaaaactaagagagaaagattggttgggatgaattgaaatgagaaatgagaaggcctatttatagttgaggtttaaggaccaaacaataaatagcccattatctcaaggaccaaaaaaattatcccatgccactttttcaaagtcaactttagggtgctaaacttgcaccactttgtattgtttgccattaatgttgtctcccattaatgttaacacttACTTCCCTCATAAAGCTTTCCATTTTTGAGTGCCCATTGCTCACAGCACCAACTCTGAGTCTCCCATCTCTTCGTGAGTTGAATTTAGAACAATGTGATGAGCGGTTTCTTACAAGGCTCAAGGACCTCACTGCTCTCACTAGGTTGAAAATTGAGAACATTTCCAATCTTTCTTGCTTACCTCAAGACTTTACCTGCTTGGTATCACTTCAAGTTCTTGAGGTTGAAGATAGTGGTGAACTGAGATCCCTGTGGCAAGAAGGTGCCGGATTTGAAAACCTTTCTTGTTTGAAGCGCTTAGCAGTCATAAAGTGTCCTCAACTGTTGCAGTTGATAGATGAAGACGAAGAGCTGCCCTCCAGCCTAGAGTATATTGAAATAGAAGATTGCAGTAACCTGGTAAAGCTTCCAAAAGGGATGCAAAAGCTTAGAACATTGAACGACTTACATATTAAATGGTGTCCCAAACTATTGTCTTTTCCAAGTGAAAGTTTACCTTCTCTTCTAAAGAATCTGGTAATCTTGGAATGTACCTCATTACAGTCTCTACCTAAAGGAGTGGTGCACGATGGTAGCAGCAGCATCACCAGATGTCATCTTAAACAATTGGAGATTGTGGGATGTCCATCTCTTTTGTTTCCATCTGGTGAGTTACCAGCTGCTCTTAAGCGCCTTGAGATTTGGGATTGCGATTGGTTGGATTATATTCCAGAGAGGTTGCTGCCGAACAGTAGGTCACTTGAATTCATTCAAATTGGAAACTGCAAAAATTTGAGAGCCTTACCTCATTGCCTGTCCACCTTTGAACATCTTACAGAGTTACATGTAAATCAATGCTCTTCCTTGGAGTATTTCCCAGAAAGCGGGTTGCCCATCTATAACCTCAGGGCACTGTTAATCTTTGAATGTGAGAATCTCAAGTCCCTACCCAATCGGATGTATGACCTCACAACTCTACAACATCTGACAGTGTTTGGTTGTCCATGTATAGAGACTTTTCCAGAGGGTGGTTTTCCCCCAAAACTGCTATCATTTACTATATTGGGTTGCCAGCAACTCAAGTTATGCTGTGCAATGTGGCACCTGCACAAGCTCACTTCTCTTAAAGACTTAATTGTCGGTGATTTTGATAGGGATATGGTTTCCTTTCCAGAAGACTTTACGATTCCTCCAAATCTTGTCCACCTGCAAATCTAGAGACTACCTAAGCTGAAATCTATATCTGAGGGGCTCCTGGACCTTATTTCTCTTGAAGTATTAGATGTTTGGAATTGCCCTAACCTCCAGTGCTTGCCAGAAAAGGGCTTGCCTATCACTCTCGGTGTACTTCATATAAGAAATTTCCCTCTACTTGAAGAAGAATGCCGAAATGAGAAAGGTGCATATTGGCCAATTATTTCTAACCTTTCTCGTGTGAGGATAAATTATGTTGACATCCGCTGAACAAGAACAAGCAGATTGCATTTCTAGATGGATAGCAAAGAAAGGTGCATATTGGCCTATTACTTCTCACCTTCACTAGTAAGGATAATTCATGTTGACATCAAGCACAAGCAGATTGCATTCCTAGATGGACAGCAAAAACTAATTCCTCCTGTTCAACCGGGTAAATCCTTGTTTGAACTACTCCTTTGGCCCTCAACTTGCACACATTTACTGTTGCATATTCTTTCTGTGCATTTTGGGTAAAAGAAGACTTAGAAACAATTTATATTACCTCCCTATCTATTTCTGCATCTAACTCACAAGGGGCATGTTGCATGACACTGTTGCCCTCCAGAAGAAATAGTTTAAAAAATGAGCATACTCATGAACACATTCTCATAGATTTCTTTagttttatatttcaaaattaattatatgcCTCTGATAACTGGGTTAGCCGCTCCCTATCATAGGTCACATTAAGCCTGTCGCACTGTCACACTGTAACCTTCTTGTTAGGACATTGTCTCTCTCGGTTTGTTGTCAAGTGAATGATAATAGTAACATTTCCCCTTACTAGTTCTCGCAAATATCACATGCATGATGAATCTGTTTGGTTATAGATTGCAGGTTTGATCATCTTTGATCCTAAAGAAATGGCTGCTGTTTTACTCAGGAGATCATATGCTAAGTGGTGCCTCCTAATGTAGTGATTTTCAGAAGAAAACCATCAATGTTAGAACGTAATTTAGATTCTTAGCCGAGTATTGCCTCCTAGTTCTACATTACCAGAATTCTAGATTCCAGCTATCTTCTGTTTATATGAAATGGAGAAAGTTTTGGAGTTCAGACGCAATAAAAGGCGAACTCCTCTGTCATTGCCATACAGGTATGGCCATTAGCATCATACTTCTTTTCAATATTAGTAAGCCTGCTTGCTCCTTTTTTTAGGTTAACAGAAAAAGGGAATTTCAGATGTCAACACTTAACACTTGAAGCGAAATTTtgttgaaaaaaagaagaaaaaaatctcTCAAATATGACAAAACGAGTATGATGTGCCATTCTGATTTCTGATGTAGAGCTCCGACGTTCCTTGACTCATCATTAGTATATATTAATGCTTTTTTAACGTTAATAATCTTCTAGTAAGTAGTTGAGGTATTCGTTATGTAGTCTAAAAGATGTTTTTAAAGCTCCTGAATTGGTGGTTCTCCCTACCTAACCCAAACTAGTATAAAATTATTGTCTGCAGCTGTTTTGTCATCTTTATTGTTCAGTTCAATTTGAAGCATGATCTCCATCTTGGATTGTAGTTCAAACATATTCGATCCATGAAAAAGAAACAAGTTGTTGCCATTGGAAGATTCATATGCCGAGGTGAATCGCCTTCCAAAGCGGTGATATCTGGAGGAGCCCATAGATCATCAAACAAATTCCCATGAAAGTATTTCCTGATATAGCCCACACTACAAGCATGATGAGTCGCAGATCATTTCTATTCACTTATATTGATGATGCTTGAAAGGTTCTGACTCAGGAAAGACGgagatatttaagtttattttaaattgaaaattatttaaatattatagtaataaattGGTTCGCACGAAatgttttcaataatttatttaataaaatttggtattttaaaattttaaattttaaattttaagattgaaaaataaatagaagaagaatattaaaattttcgCCAATGAGATAAATATGatgcattattttagtttttatcgctaattcttaatattttttagcatgaatggattttttttattaaaaaaatatgactTGAAAATTAAGTAACCGTTAGACAATGGGGACATACTTGCTTGACCGAGACCATACTATGCTCACAGTATGAGTagttttttgaaattgttaatataatagAATGATTAGAGCTGAAAGCTTTTTCCATCTTGAATGTGAGAATTATCCTAAGACATTTTCAGTGAAAATAATAACTTAAGAGAAATTAACTTGAATAtgggttgagaattttgcttgaggacaaatacacgcttaagtgtggggatatttgataagtgttaaaagtaacatattttaacatcATTCTTATTGCGTTTTTGGGTTATTATTCGatattaattgtgaattttttACTCATAACcctttaaatgtatgttttaatgcttaatagagcacttggGAGCAAAAAGATTGAAAATTGAAGCGTTGGAGCAAGTTACAGGAGCCACATGGGTTGGATCATTCCACATGGCCGTTtgatccacacgggcgtgtggtaggctgtgttgatttcacGATATTTCAcactgaattttaaaaaattattatttttaaatttttcgggcattctaagacttatatatgacaaaaataagaagataagagTGAGTCGTcaaagaatattcaagaaaacaactcgaaaaacaccattaagATTCTCATTTGATTTCTTAGAAAGTTATCAcgtgtttctttatttctttcagtTATACTGTATCTTGGATGCTTTTATTTTCAAGCaagaactaattttctaaatacctaggggagatgaaccttATGATGGATTCtatcgtttgatttttattttacgcaataaatatttAGTTTTTTGTTCTCAACtatgtgtgttttatttttggtttaagaTTTCTAAATTATTGATCCATATTTGATGTGTTTAAATCGGAGgttgaatagaccctgtttaagagtagatcttgcgtaattcagtagagttgcatgcaatcctagaaataggacgacataaatctaccgggttagagtcaaatctaataggggaattcatAGCATGAGCTAATGcaataataagggttttaattaggatgaaatttcaattaatcaacctagagtcagttgctcttatgctTGAAAAAGATACTTGCACACtttagagatttctacggatcaaggtgctaagtaaagaaattgcgtaatttagattgataatgacaaataaaatctaggtgaattatttcttgggtattgtttcgctttttggttgttaatcaattaatttcgtgatttgttctttttcatatttgttagttaattaatttagttaattttaatttttaatcaatacCTCAAATTAttcgattaaataatagaaagacggtaattactagtacttttagttttcgtgagaacgatatctttgctcacggtagctatactattaattgataggtgcacttgtcttagtaaaatttttttgctcacggtagctatactattaattgataggtgcacttgtcttagtaaaatttttagttagtttcacgacgCATCAAGTTCTTGGCACCGTTgccgaaaattaaaatattaggaaaactttatttctattaatttagccatttttcattttaattataatattttttgttttaatttaattattacattctaattcttcttttgtttttatgaCTAGAGACAACCCATTGAAaccgttaattttttttttataatgagaTTGAAAAGGCTACTCGCAAAAATCAGAGAAAAGTTAGAGATGTAAGAAAAGATCAACAGATTTTAATAGATAATCAAGAGCAAAAGGATGAGATGGATAATAATCTTGGTAATCAGCGACCTTATGCATGTCCTACTTCTTGGATTATGTATGACTATGCTGAGCCCACTCTGATTGGGTCTGAATTGAGTATTTTCAAATAGACTATTGTTGCAAACAATTTTGAGATTATGTCGAACACAATTTAGATGGTGCAACAGTATGTTTAGTTTAATGGGTTACAAGATGAAGATCCGAATGCTCATTTAGCTAACTTTCTGGAGATTCGCAACACATTTAAGATTAATGGTTTTACTGATGATGTCATACGCTAACTATTGTTCTCATTCTCTTTGAGTAACAAGgcaaaacagtggttgaattcactTCCACGAGGTTCCATCACTACTTGGGTGTAGATGActtagaattttttgttgaaaTATTTTCCACAAGCTAAAACAACTAAGTTAagaaatgatatctcttcttttgttcaATTTGACCTTGAGACACTTTACAATACATAGGAGAGATTTAAGGATTTGTTGAGAAGGTGTCCTCGTCATGGACAACCTTTGTGGCTCAaagttcaaactttttacaatgTTTTGAACCCTtcaactagacagatgattgatgcaaCAACTGGCGAAACACTGAATAACAAAATACTGAGTCAACCCAAGAGTTTATTGAAGATATGACACTGAATAATTATTAGGGGCAAGTTACGAGAGTAAAACCTACCAAGACACCTGGAGTTTTTGATATTGATGCAGTCTCTATGTTGGCGAGTCAAGTTGAAGCTCTTGGTAAGAAAATTGGTGGTTTGAGTTTGGCTAAGCATTTGAATTTGGCAATGCAATATGATGCAACTAGAGCGGGGATGATTAATCCGAAATGTTTTCCTTTCAAGTCTAACATGAAGTATGAGCAAGTCTACTTTATGGGTGATAATTTTAGACCTCAGAATAACCCCTATAGCAATAACTATAATCTAGAATGGTGGAATCATTTAAATttttcttggggtggtcaaggaaatcaaaggtcacaactagaggtgctcatgggtcgagCGGCTCAGCCTGGCCCGACGGCCAGCcagaaatatgggagggttcgggtaaaaatataggcccgaaatatgggtttgggtaaaaaaatgaggcctgtttagaaaacgggccgggcctcaaGCACCAcctttttggcccgggcccgtcCCGACCCGAatctataataaatatttttaaaatactttattttttattttttatttttaaaataaatttttgatgtttattaaaaaaatgggcctggccgggctcgggcttaggaattttttctcaggccgggccgggcccaggacgaaatttttttctgggcccggcccAACTCGGCCCATAAGCACCTCTAGTCACAACCCTCTATGGGTTTTCAGCAACCTTATTAGTaagaaaagaaactgaaccttgagaAGATATTAGCTAAATTTATTTCAGTGTTTGAAACTAGATTTCAAAACACTAAGACaacttaaaaaaatcaacaagcatcaatttaGGGACTTGAAAATCAAATTGGACAACTTGCTAAACTTGTTTCAGAAAGACAACAAGGTAGCttacctagtaacactgaacccaacccaaaagagcatgTAAACATAGTTACATTGAGAAGGTGGAAAAGTGTTGTCCGAATTGGAAAAGAAGTTGAAACAAAAAACTGATGAGAAAAAAATTGGGGTGGCAGAAAATGAGAAAATTCAAACACCGATGGTTAAGAAATTCAAACTATCAATTCCATATCTAGCAAAGTTGAAAAAAAGACTGCATGGATGAATAATTGGGTAAATTTCTTaatctttttaaataattacatattaacttaccttttgttgaagctctttcgcagatgccctgTAACAtcccccttttaaaaaaaatagagaagaagAATATTTATGGTAGAAGTCCTTGAATAAgtgatttataaataaatagtaatataAGAAATTGTGATCGTTTTTAGAGAAAACTGTCAAACATGAAAACATAGACGATTATTAGTAGGAGTATGTGGTTAAGTTAGAAATTCAATATcgagtttagggattaaattgaataagttagaaaagtatagagactaaagtgtaactattctatttttttatggaaatgaCTTAATGGAAATTTTAccatttcttaaaaaaatcaaaagtttaatgatgattaaataattattatttaacattttatttaaaataatagtaatttagtaaatattataatatatatatatatatataaagagagaaAGATAAGTTCTTTCTCATCTTTCTCacgaaattttgggaaaaaaagaaaaaaaatattatttttcttaatggAGTGAAATAGATATATTTTTTGATAGGAAATTATTAGAAGATGAGTTCTAGCTTGTTAGAAGtgtgaaaaagaaacaaaaatggatgaaaagtttatttggtatatttggcTATGTTAAAGGGGAAGTAGAGAACATTGACCACTTTGTGTAATATTGGTGCTAAATGATAGCTTCTGAAGTAGTGAGTACTTTAGTGAAGAAGGAATTGAAAACAGATAATCGAGTTGAAAGATATGCGAATTTTGGACTAGAAAACTTAAGTTGCCAATATGAATaatcatacatatttaagtttatttttattagttttagtttttgaATCAATAAATGATGTTGTTTCGTATTGAATTGCTCCTATTGTAGCTAAAAACAAAGCGAACATCTTGAAGGAGAAAGGCGAAGAAAAGGAGTAAAGCAATTAAAACTTCGGTTTGTGctaatatcttattttcattacataAAGCTTTAGAATATATAGTTTACTATGactagttatatttattttattttatttttatgagttttggATGAGTTTAAatgatttagttaatatttataaaattatgtttcgAGATGAATACTATGTTTTTCATAAGATCAAATTAGCAAATTCATGGTTATGATTTGGATTTAAGTATTATGATTTTAGATGACAGAGCAAGAAAATGATTAATATGTTCTGAATTGGAAGCCTA is a window of Gossypium hirsutum isolate 1008001.06 chromosome D08, Gossypium_hirsutum_v2.1, whole genome shotgun sequence DNA encoding:
- the LOC107899892 gene encoding putative disease resistance protein At3g14460 gives rise to the protein MTEMPLHIGKLINLKKLSKFIVAKGNGRRITELKGLSHLQWQLSLFDLQNVAEIRDVRVANLKEKRGLDDLIMKWSSASNDIRSEVDEFEVLDMLEPYQNLKKLSIFFYEGSKFPSWIGNPSFVNMVYLNICDCSNITSLPSLGRLPLLKDLHIERMCGVSLVDSEFYGATPYSDKLFPSLETLTFREMSKWEKWFQPLEFEAAEKVFPYLNQLVLQSCPKLLSIFECPLLTAPTLSLPSLRELNLEQCDERFLTRLKDLTALTRLKIENISNLSCLPQDFTCLVSLQVLEVEDSGELRSLWQEGAGFENLSCLKRLAVIKCPQLLQLIDEDEELPSSLEYIEIEDCSNLVKLPKGMQKLRTLNDLHIKWCPKLLSFPSESLPSLLKNLVILECTSLQSLPKGVVHDGSSSITRCHLKQLEIVGCPSLLFPSGELPAALKRLEIWDCDWLDYIPERLLPNSRSLEFIQIGNCKNLRALPHCLSTFEHLTELHVNQCSSLEYFPESGLPIYNLRALLIFECENLKSLPNRMYDLTTLQHLTVFGCPCIETFPEGGFPPKLLSFTILGCQQLKLCCAMWHLHKLTSLKDLIVGDFDRDMVSFPEDFTIPPNLVHLQI